In Halosegnis marinus, one genomic interval encodes:
- a CDS encoding heavy-metal-associated domain-containing protein has protein sequence MTRTITVEGMSCGGCESAVEEALSDVAGVTGATADRETDTASVEGEADAASLVAAVEEAGYDASA, from the coding sequence ATGACGCGAACCATCACCGTCGAGGGGATGAGCTGTGGCGGCTGTGAATCGGCGGTCGAGGAGGCGCTGTCGGACGTGGCCGGGGTCACCGGGGCGACGGCCGACCGCGAGACTGACACCGCGAGCGTGGAGGGCGAGGCCGACGCGGCGTCGCTCGTCGCGGCGGTCGAGGAGGCCGGCTACGACGCGAGCGCGTAG
- the cdd gene encoding cytidine deaminase: MDTDDLVAAARDALTDAYVPYSEYRVGAALLTADGTLYTGCNIENANYSNSLHAEEVALAEAVKNGHTEFAALAVSSGARDGVTPCGMCRQSLAEFCDESLPVHCDDDDGVATYTLGELIPNTIDRGTLGK, encoded by the coding sequence ATGGACACCGACGACCTCGTGGCCGCGGCGCGCGACGCGCTGACGGACGCGTACGTCCCCTACTCCGAGTACCGCGTCGGCGCGGCGCTGCTGACCGCCGACGGCACCCTCTACACGGGCTGTAACATCGAGAACGCGAACTACTCGAACTCGCTCCACGCCGAGGAGGTGGCGCTCGCGGAGGCGGTGAAGAACGGCCACACCGAGTTCGCGGCGCTCGCCGTCTCCTCGGGGGCCCGCGACGGCGTCACGCCCTGCGGGATGTGTCGGCAGTCGCTCGCGGAGTTCTGCGACGAGTCGCTCCCCGTCCACTGCGACGACGACGACGGGGTGGCGACGTACACGCTCGGCGAACTCATCCCGAACACCATCGACCGCGGGACGCTCGGCAAGTAG
- a CDS encoding nucleoside phosphorylase — protein MNDSENPNDEEQYHLGIGPDDTAGPVLLPGDPERVPKIAEKWTDAEETGSHREYRTMTGRYEGEPVSVTSTGIGSPSAAIAVEEHANIGTGTFMRVGSCGAIQPGMEVGDLVITTGAVRQEGTSGEYVREDYPATAHPEVVTALVTACEELGYDYHCGVTCSTDSFYAGQGRPGYGGFEAAGADDLVEELQNAGVLNFEMEASAILTVANLYGLRAGAVCTVYANRVTGEFRTEGERRAGEVASKAATILAAMDRAKAAAGADRWHAGLSLDR, from the coding sequence ATGAACGACAGCGAGAACCCGAACGACGAGGAGCAGTACCACCTCGGCATCGGGCCGGACGACACCGCGGGGCCCGTCCTGTTGCCGGGCGACCCCGAGCGCGTCCCGAAGATCGCCGAGAAGTGGACCGACGCCGAGGAGACGGGCAGCCACCGCGAGTACCGGACGATGACCGGCCGCTACGAGGGCGAACCCGTCTCGGTCACGTCAACGGGCATCGGCTCGCCGTCGGCGGCCATCGCGGTCGAGGAGCACGCGAACATCGGGACGGGGACGTTCATGCGCGTCGGCTCCTGCGGCGCCATCCAGCCGGGGATGGAGGTCGGCGACCTCGTCATCACCACGGGGGCCGTCCGACAGGAGGGCACGTCGGGCGAGTACGTCCGCGAGGACTACCCCGCGACGGCCCACCCAGAGGTCGTGACGGCGCTCGTCACGGCCTGTGAGGAACTCGGCTACGACTACCACTGCGGCGTCACCTGCTCGACGGACTCCTTCTACGCCGGTCAGGGGCGACCGGGCTACGGCGGGTTCGAGGCGGCGGGCGCGGACGACCTGGTCGAGGAGCTACAGAACGCCGGCGTCCTCAACTTCGAGATGGAGGCGTCGGCCATCCTCACGGTAGCGAACCTCTACGGCCTGCGGGCCGGGGCGGTGTGTACGGTGTACGCGAACCGGGTCACCGGGGAGTTCCGCACCGAGGGCGAGCGGCGCGCGGGCGAGGTGGCCTCGAAGGCCGCGACTATCCTCGCGGCGATGGACCGCGCGAAGGCGGCGGCCGGCGCGGACCGCTGGCACGCGGGGCTGTCACTGGACCGATAG
- a CDS encoding ABC transporter permease: protein MSDLRERGERALARLVEASAAERFAISFAALVCSVLVGTAIILVSGRVADCTSAAFVLTHPAPFGLPRLFSVGFCYDPIAVYDRLFLGALGDPLKDGWGPLTPFSGGPLNPFREGWNPLNRQIAVTLRETTVLIFTGLSVAVAFRAGVFNIGTQGQLVVGGLASALAVLAAAPYVSGLVGTLVLVPLALVVGALGGGAYGAIPGLLKAYADANEVITTIMLNFVATGVVGYLVLNHFKDPESAATQTRSLPEYADFPALLFDPRNDFSILALLVGVAVVAGVYYLLTRTSFGYDLRTSGLQPEAAEYGGVDAKRTVVTSFALSGALGGIAGALYVVMILGQYQTGVPSYGFDGITVSILAGNNPLGVGFAALLFGVLKSGTVVVDFATDVPPQLVGVLRGLIILFVAMPEFFRLLGRRAESVQRRVGRGANRVAADGGRGGENDE, encoded by the coding sequence GTGAGCGACCTCCGCGAGCGGGGCGAGCGCGCGCTCGCGCGGCTGGTCGAGGCGTCCGCCGCCGAGCGGTTCGCCATCAGTTTCGCGGCGCTGGTCTGTTCCGTCCTCGTCGGGACGGCCATCATCCTCGTCTCGGGGCGCGTGGCCGACTGCACGAGCGCGGCGTTCGTGCTCACGCACCCGGCGCCGTTCGGCCTCCCGCGGCTGTTCTCCGTCGGCTTCTGTTACGACCCGATAGCGGTGTACGACCGGCTGTTCCTCGGCGCGCTCGGCGACCCGCTCAAGGACGGGTGGGGACCGCTCACCCCGTTCTCGGGCGGGCCGCTGAACCCGTTCCGCGAGGGGTGGAACCCGCTGAACCGCCAGATTGCGGTGACCCTCCGGGAGACGACGGTCCTGATATTCACCGGCCTCTCCGTCGCCGTCGCTTTCCGCGCCGGCGTGTTCAACATCGGGACGCAGGGCCAGCTCGTCGTCGGCGGGCTCGCGAGCGCGCTGGCGGTGCTCGCCGCGGCCCCCTACGTCTCCGGGCTGGTCGGCACGCTGGTGCTCGTCCCGCTCGCGCTCGTCGTGGGCGCGCTCGGCGGCGGTGCCTACGGCGCGATTCCCGGCCTGCTGAAGGCGTACGCCGACGCCAACGAGGTCATCACGACAATCATGCTGAACTTCGTCGCGACGGGCGTCGTCGGCTACCTCGTCCTGAACCACTTCAAGGACCCCGAGAGCGCGGCGACCCAGACCCGCTCGCTCCCGGAGTACGCCGACTTCCCCGCGCTGCTGTTCGACCCGCGCAACGACTTCTCGATACTCGCGCTGCTCGTCGGCGTGGCCGTCGTCGCGGGCGTGTACTACCTGCTCACCCGCACGTCGTTCGGCTACGACCTGCGGACGAGCGGCCTCCAGCCGGAGGCCGCCGAGTACGGCGGCGTCGACGCCAAGCGGACCGTCGTGACGAGCTTCGCGCTGTCGGGCGCGCTCGGCGGTATCGCCGGCGCGCTCTACGTCGTGATGATACTCGGGCAGTACCAGACGGGCGTGCCGTCGTACGGGTTCGACGGCATCACCGTCTCCATCCTCGCGGGGAACAACCCCCTCGGGGTCGGCTTCGCCGCGCTGCTGTTCGGCGTGTTGAAGTCCGGCACCGTGGTCGTGGACTTCGCGACCGACGTGCCGCCACAGCTCGTCGGCGTGCTCCGCGGGCTCATCATCCTGTTCGTGGCGATGCCGGAGTTCTTCCGGCTGCTCGGCCGGCGCGCGGAGTCGGTCCAGCGCCGCGTCGGGCGGGGCGCGAACCGCGTCGCCGCCGACGGCGGGCGCGGGGGTGAGAACGATGAGTGA
- a CDS encoding NAD-dependent epimerase/dehydratase family protein has protein sequence MQGKRVLVTGGAGFIGSNLANRLAADNDVVAVDDLYLGTPENLDDEVEFVDASVLDDDLPADVDVLFHLAALSSRPMHEENPARGARVNVEGFINTVEQVRAHGCDTVVYASTSSIYGDRTEPSPEDMDVEARTGYEASKLARERYAEYYQNFHEMSMAGMRFFAVYEGFSGAEEHKGEFANLITQFAHEVATGTPPDIWGDGTQTRDFTHVADVARGLELAADHELDGIYNLGTGDSYSLNELVARLNDILGTDVEPTYSENTMKNYVHDTMADPSKMHEATGWEPEIDFEEGLRRVCEPYLD, from the coding sequence ATGCAGGGCAAACGCGTACTCGTGACCGGGGGCGCGGGCTTCATCGGCTCGAACCTCGCCAACCGACTCGCGGCGGACAACGACGTGGTGGCGGTGGACGACCTCTACCTCGGCACGCCCGAGAACCTCGACGACGAGGTGGAGTTCGTGGACGCCTCCGTGCTGGACGACGACCTGCCGGCGGACGTGGACGTCCTCTTCCACCTCGCGGCGCTCTCCTCGCGCCCGATGCACGAGGAGAACCCGGCGCGCGGCGCCCGCGTCAACGTCGAGGGGTTCATCAACACGGTCGAGCAGGTCCGCGCGCACGGCTGTGACACCGTCGTCTACGCCTCCACCTCCTCCATCTACGGCGACCGCACCGAGCCCTCGCCCGAGGACATGGACGTGGAGGCCCGGACGGGCTACGAGGCGTCGAAGCTCGCCCGCGAGCGCTACGCCGAGTACTACCAGAACTTCCACGAGATGTCGATGGCCGGGATGCGCTTCTTCGCCGTCTACGAGGGGTTCTCGGGCGCCGAGGAGCACAAGGGGGAGTTCGCGAACCTCATCACGCAGTTCGCCCACGAGGTCGCCACCGGGACCCCGCCGGACATCTGGGGCGACGGCACCCAGACGCGCGACTTCACCCACGTCGCGGACGTGGCGCGCGGCCTCGAACTCGCGGCCGACCACGAACTCGACGGCATCTACAACCTCGGCACGGGCGACTCCTACTCGCTGAACGAACTGGTCGCGCGGCTCAACGACATCCTCGGGACGGACGTGGAGCCGACCTACTCCGAGAACACGATGAAGAACTACGTCCACGACACGATGGCCGACCCCTCGAAGATGCACGAGGCGACCGGCTGGGAACCGGAAATCGACTTCGAAGAGGGACTCCGTCGCGTCTGCGAGCCGTACCTCGACTGA
- a CDS encoding ABC transporter permease, whose amino-acid sequence MSDTALARVRDRLPSGRRLYGVVAVAVVLAVVAVGGTLLPDSLLGTLFTALVREATAESALRLAVPIALAALGGIFAEKSGVINIGLEGLLIIAAFVAVWMAETTGSLLAGFWLGVLASTLLALLFAVVCIEYRADQIIAGLAVWLIALGLAPFASQVIYGGPNTATVGTVPTLPEVLGFLPESGTIPQRLGFPDVGVGVVDGATEFLAGAVTRPVFFLADVLLNASLSVYLMFVMVAASWYGLYRTRFGRWVRASGENPKALDTAGVSVSRVRYGAVTLSGVLSGMGGASLALGIGQFTGNGPTMVNGKGFIAIVTYLFGNYNPVGAFLSTMLFAGLDALQVALQTTGTGLPGSLVRIIPFVTVVVVLALVGRTRIPEAAGDHYESGEDR is encoded by the coding sequence ATGAGTGACACGGCGCTCGCTCGCGTCCGCGACCGCCTGCCCTCTGGCCGGCGGCTCTACGGCGTCGTCGCCGTGGCCGTCGTCCTCGCCGTCGTGGCCGTCGGGGGGACCCTGTTGCCCGACTCGCTGCTCGGGACGCTGTTCACCGCCCTCGTTCGCGAGGCGACCGCGGAGTCGGCGCTCCGGCTCGCGGTCCCCATCGCGCTCGCGGCGCTGGGCGGCATCTTCGCCGAGAAGAGCGGGGTCATCAACATCGGGCTGGAGGGGCTGCTCATCATCGCGGCGTTCGTCGCCGTCTGGATGGCCGAGACGACGGGAAGCCTGCTCGCCGGCTTCTGGCTCGGCGTGCTCGCCTCGACGCTGCTGGCGCTGCTGTTCGCCGTCGTCTGTATCGAGTACCGCGCCGACCAGATCATCGCGGGGCTCGCCGTCTGGCTCATCGCGCTCGGCCTCGCGCCGTTCGCCTCGCAGGTCATCTACGGCGGGCCGAACACCGCGACGGTCGGGACGGTGCCGACGCTCCCGGAGGTGCTCGGCTTCCTGCCGGAGAGCGGCACTATCCCCCAGCGGCTCGGCTTCCCCGACGTCGGCGTCGGGGTCGTGGACGGCGCGACGGAGTTCCTCGCCGGCGCCGTAACCCGGCCGGTGTTCTTCCTCGCGGACGTGCTGCTGAACGCCTCGCTGTCGGTGTACCTGATGTTCGTCATGGTCGCCGCCTCGTGGTACGGACTCTACCGGACGCGGTTCGGCCGGTGGGTCCGCGCCAGCGGGGAGAACCCGAAGGCGCTCGACACCGCCGGCGTCAGCGTCTCCCGCGTCCGCTACGGCGCGGTGACGCTGTCGGGGGTGCTGTCGGGGATGGGCGGCGCGTCGCTCGCGCTCGGCATCGGCCAGTTCACCGGCAACGGCCCGACGATGGTGAACGGGAAGGGGTTCATCGCCATCGTCACCTACCTGTTCGGCAACTACAACCCCGTCGGGGCGTTCCTCTCGACGATGCTGTTCGCCGGACTGGACGCGCTCCAGGTCGCGCTCCAGACCACCGGCACCGGACTGCCCGGCTCGCTCGTCCGCATCATCCCGTTCGTCACGGTCGTCGTCGTGCTGGCGCTCGTGGGGCGCACGCGCATCCCCGAGGCCGCCGGCGACCACTACGAGTCGGGCGAGGACCGGTAG
- a CDS encoding Rrf2 family transcriptional regulator has product MSSIELTPSQKKILEALINLYRETETAVKGEDIAEEVDRNPGTIRNQMQSLKALQLVEGVPGPKGGYKPTGTAYDALEIQEMDQAADVPFEHNGERVEGANVQEIDLTSVHHPELCRAEIRLQGSIGDFHEGDSIVVGPTPLSKLRIEGTLDGKDDTNNSLILTIDDMRAPAEGETPAK; this is encoded by the coding sequence ATGTCATCCATCGAGCTCACGCCGTCCCAGAAGAAGATTCTGGAGGCGCTCATCAACCTCTACCGCGAGACGGAGACCGCGGTGAAGGGGGAGGACATCGCGGAGGAGGTAGACCGCAACCCCGGAACCATCCGCAACCAGATGCAGAGCCTGAAGGCGCTCCAGCTGGTCGAGGGCGTCCCCGGCCCGAAGGGCGGCTACAAGCCCACGGGCACGGCCTACGACGCCCTGGAGATACAGGAGATGGACCAGGCCGCGGACGTCCCCTTCGAGCACAACGGCGAGCGCGTCGAGGGCGCGAACGTCCAGGAGATAGACCTCACGAGCGTCCACCACCCCGAACTCTGCCGCGCCGAGATACGCCTGCAGGGCTCCATCGGCGACTTCCACGAGGGCGACAGCATCGTCGTCGGGCCGACGCCGCTCTCGAAGCTCCGCATCGAGGGCACCCTCGACGGGAAGGACGACACCAACAACAGCCTCATCCTCACCATCGACGACATGCGCGCGCCGGCCGAGGGCGAGACGCCCGCGAAGTAA
- a CDS encoding class I SAM-dependent methyltransferase, translated as MDRGRRLYDRWADRWSLFRLLSRVAFAGREAELRRRSVASLGLSTGERVLDLGAGPGVNAERLGRPVGPTGGVVCLDYSERMTARARDRVRDAPAPTGVVRGDAARLPFPDESFDAAYASLSLTAMPDAAGAVREVRRVLRPGGRFAVLDARPYDGWPHRLLNPVNDRVNAWATNWHPDTDVVGLLREVFPRVDARRHNHGSFVTAVARRAPE; from the coding sequence GTGGACCGCGGACGGCGGCTCTACGACCGCTGGGCCGACCGCTGGTCGCTGTTCCGCCTGCTCTCGCGGGTCGCGTTCGCCGGCCGCGAGGCCGAACTCCGGCGCCGCTCCGTCGCGTCGCTCGGGCTCTCGACCGGCGAGCGCGTGCTGGACCTCGGGGCCGGGCCGGGCGTCAACGCCGAGCGGCTGGGCCGGCCCGTCGGCCCGACCGGCGGCGTCGTCTGTCTCGACTACTCGGAACGGATGACGGCCCGCGCCCGCGACCGAGTCCGCGACGCGCCGGCCCCGACGGGCGTCGTCCGAGGCGACGCCGCGCGGCTTCCTTTTCCGGATGAGTCGTTCGACGCGGCGTACGCCTCCCTGTCGCTGACCGCGATGCCGGACGCCGCGGGCGCGGTCCGCGAGGTCCGGCGCGTCCTCCGGCCCGGCGGCCGGTTCGCGGTGCTCGACGCCCGGCCGTACGACGGGTGGCCGCACCGACTGTTGAACCCCGTGAACGACCGGGTGAACGCGTGGGCGACGAACTGGCACCCCGACACCGACGTGGTCGGCCTGCTGCGCGAGGTGTTCCCACGGGTCGACGCGCGCCGACACAACCACGGGAGCTTCGTCACGGCGGTGGCGCGCCGCGCGCCCGAGTGA
- a CDS encoding VOC family protein, giving the protein MDIHHVGQLLDADFERAVAFYESLGLDLRATTEGPVRVAFFGTGSAEFHLVVREARGSPADDLLDTVGRYSAAHVAFEVDDLSTAMADAEALGLSFVGDPPEDGLGPYRRAFVAPEGHIGIPFEFVEPR; this is encoded by the coding sequence ATGGATATCCACCACGTCGGGCAGCTGCTCGACGCCGACTTCGAGCGCGCGGTCGCGTTCTACGAGTCGCTCGGCCTCGACCTCCGGGCGACGACCGAGGGGCCGGTCCGGGTCGCCTTCTTCGGGACGGGGAGCGCCGAGTTCCACCTCGTCGTGCGCGAGGCGCGCGGGTCGCCGGCGGACGACCTGCTCGACACCGTCGGCCGGTACTCCGCCGCCCACGTCGCCTTCGAGGTGGACGACCTCTCGACAGCGATGGCCGACGCCGAGGCCCTCGGCCTCTCGTTCGTCGGCGACCCGCCGGAGGATGGCCTCGGCCCCTACCGCCGGGCGTTCGTCGCGCCCGAGGGCCACATCGGCATCCCGTTCGAGTTCGTCGAGCCCCGGTGA
- the rocF gene encoding arginase, whose protein sequence is MNVRLIGVPMDLGADRRGVDMGPSAIRYAGLADELAAVGHDVRDDGDLAVPTPETTADSGGGAKYLAETAEVCRDLRAAVTDALDDGAFPLVLGGDHSIAVGTAGGAAATGSTGVVWFDAHGDFNTPETTPSGNVHGMPVAALLGRGEFADAAWARASNIDPENVALVGIRSLDDAERAALADSEVTVYTMSDIDERGLTDVADEALAVAADGTDGLHVSLDMDFLDPDEAPGVGTPVRGGVTYREAHAAMEAVADRIDDVRTMEVVEVNPILDSHNRTAELAVELLASALGKRIL, encoded by the coding sequence ATGAACGTCCGACTCATCGGCGTCCCGATGGACCTCGGCGCGGACCGCCGCGGCGTGGACATGGGCCCCTCCGCCATCCGCTACGCCGGCCTCGCCGACGAACTCGCCGCGGTCGGCCACGACGTGCGCGACGACGGCGACCTCGCGGTCCCGACGCCCGAGACGACCGCCGACAGCGGCGGCGGCGCGAAGTACCTCGCGGAGACCGCGGAGGTGTGTCGCGACCTCCGCGCGGCCGTCACGGACGCACTCGACGACGGCGCCTTCCCGCTCGTGCTCGGCGGCGACCACTCCATCGCCGTCGGCACCGCGGGCGGGGCCGCCGCGACCGGCTCGACCGGCGTCGTCTGGTTCGACGCCCACGGCGACTTCAACACCCCGGAGACGACGCCCTCGGGCAACGTCCACGGGATGCCCGTCGCCGCCCTGCTCGGGCGCGGCGAGTTCGCCGACGCCGCGTGGGCCCGCGCGTCGAACATCGACCCCGAGAACGTCGCGCTCGTCGGCATCCGCTCGCTGGACGACGCCGAGCGCGCCGCGCTCGCGGACAGCGAGGTCACCGTCTACACGATGTCCGACATCGACGAGCGGGGACTGACCGACGTGGCCGACGAGGCGCTCGCCGTCGCGGCGGACGGCACCGACGGGCTCCACGTCTCGCTCGACATGGACTTCCTCGACCCGGACGAGGCGCCCGGCGTGGGCACCCCGGTCCGCGGCGGCGTCACCTACCGCGAGGCCCACGCCGCGATGGAGGCCGTCGCCGACCGCATCGACGACGTGCGCACGATGGAGGTGGTCGAGGTGAACCCCATCCTCGACAGCCACAACCGCACCGCGGAACTCGCCGTCGAACTGCTCGCCTCCGCGCTCGGTAAGCGCATCCTCTGA
- a CDS encoding NAD(P)/FAD-dependent oxidoreductase, producing the protein MTDDIVVLGSGYAGTGAVKRLERELDGEADITWISDVDHHLVLHESHRVIRNPDVRDNITFDCEELKAPSTRFVNARVESLDTDERVIELGDGSTVDYDYVLVAFGSRTAFFGIDGLEEHSLTLKSLQDALDVHEAVKDAAAEATKEDPAQVVVGGAGLSGIQSAGEIAEFRDRHRAPIDIHLVEGLDSVFPNNDPVVQAKLRKLLEAADIEIMTGEFIGEVDEETVYIGEETELDYDVLLWTGGITGQEAAATAEVEQDERSHRINAEHDFTTSDDRVFAIGDAALIDQPGEEMPAPPTAQAAWQAADVAGVNLARAVRGQPLETWTHEDKGTLISVGDDAVAHDVIFVGDVVETFGGPAAELLKKAVAARWINDVAGLGAAAKAFPDM; encoded by the coding sequence ATGACCGACGACATCGTCGTGCTCGGCTCGGGCTACGCCGGCACCGGCGCGGTGAAACGACTCGAACGCGAACTGGACGGCGAGGCGGACATCACGTGGATCTCCGACGTGGACCACCACCTCGTGCTCCACGAGTCGCACCGCGTCATCCGCAACCCCGACGTGCGCGACAACATCACCTTCGACTGCGAGGAGCTGAAGGCGCCCTCGACGCGGTTCGTCAACGCCCGCGTCGAGTCGCTCGACACCGACGAGCGCGTCATCGAACTCGGCGACGGCTCGACGGTGGACTACGACTACGTCCTCGTCGCCTTCGGCTCGCGGACGGCCTTCTTCGGCATCGACGGGCTGGAGGAGCACTCGCTGACGCTGAAGAGCCTGCAGGACGCCCTCGACGTCCACGAGGCCGTCAAGGACGCCGCCGCCGAGGCGACGAAGGAGGACCCCGCACAGGTCGTCGTGGGCGGCGCGGGTCTGTCGGGCATCCAGTCGGCCGGCGAGATCGCGGAGTTCCGCGACCGCCACCGCGCCCCGATAGACATCCACCTCGTGGAGGGGCTCGACAGCGTCTTCCCGAACAACGACCCCGTCGTGCAGGCGAAGCTCCGGAAGCTGCTGGAGGCCGCCGACATCGAGATCATGACGGGCGAGTTCATCGGCGAGGTGGACGAGGAGACCGTCTACATCGGCGAGGAGACGGAACTCGACTACGACGTGCTGCTGTGGACCGGCGGCATCACGGGCCAGGAGGCCGCCGCCACCGCCGAGGTCGAGCAGGACGAGCGTTCCCACCGCATCAACGCCGAACACGACTTCACGACGAGCGACGACCGCGTGTTCGCCATCGGCGACGCCGCGCTCATCGACCAGCCGGGCGAAGAGATGCCCGCGCCGCCGACCGCGCAGGCCGCGTGGCAGGCCGCCGACGTGGCGGGCGTCAATCTCGCGCGCGCCGTCCGCGGCCAGCCGCTGGAGACGTGGACCCACGAGGACAAGGGGACGCTCATCTCGGTCGGCGACGACGCCGTCGCGCACGACGTGATCTTCGTCGGCGACGTGGTCGAGACGTTCGGCGGGCCGGCCGCCGAACTGCTGAAGAAGGCCGTCGCCGCCCGCTGGATAAACGACGTCGCCGGACTCGGGGCCGCCGCGAAGGCGTTCCCCGACATGTAG